The genomic DNA TCCAGCACGGTGGCCTGCCGTTCGGTGGCGGCTTTCAGGTTGTTAAGCGGTGAGTAATAGTTGGGGCTCTTGGGAATACCTGCCAGCATGGCACATTCGGCCAAAGTCAGATCTTCCACGTTTTTCCCGAAATATACCTGGGCGGCCGATTGTACGCCGTAAGCACCCTGGCCAAAATAAATATGATTCAGGTACATTTCCAGAATTTCAGTTTTGGTATATTGCTGTTCAATTTGCAGGGCCAAAAAGGCCTCCTGGATTTTTCGTTTAATTGTCTGCTCCTGAGTCAGCAGGGCATTTTTCGCCAACTGCTGGGTAATGGTGCTGCCGCCTTCGGAGACGCCGCGATTGGTAATATTAGCCCAGACGGCGCGTAAAATTCCTTTGGGATCGACGCCGATATGCTGGTAAAAGCGGGCGTCTTCAGTGGCAATGAAAGCGTTTTGCAGATCTTTGGGTATTTTATTGATGGAAACAGGAAGCCGGTTTTCGGCCGAATGGATGGTGGCAATCGGTTTGCCGTGAATATCAAATACTTGGGAAGAAGCCGCCGGACGGATATCGCCTTTTAGTCCCGGCATAGTCTGAATGCTGGCCGTTAAAAAGCCGATGCCGGCACCGGCAATGATAACGATAAACACAATGATGGCAATGACAGTCAGTTTTGAAAAGAACTTTGGTGAAGAACGCTGGTTTTTTTTATTTTTATTCTTATTGTTAGCTTCGTCGTCATACATGCTGAGCGTGACAACCTCCTTCAAATACAATCACCGCGTAGTTTTATACCCCAATTATTATAACATAAATCATTAGAAAACATATAAGATTTAATTTGCTGTTCCGTTAGGTATGCTTAGCGGCTAGCCGGGCAAGATAGTAGGTGATGTTTAAGGAGCGGCTGACTTATTCGTACGCCATGTCCCGGCGGAGCTTGTTTCGCCTGGTATCGTCAGTAAGCTTTAAAATAGCCCAACTATTTTCGATTTGCTTTTTACTTTCTTGTCAGACGCAAAAATCTCGCCAGGCTTATTTAATCAGCGTTTCCATAAGAAAAACAAGAGGATTTGCCGGACGAATGCCGAAATAAGGTATATTCCTAATTTAAATAAATGTAATGTTGTGGAAGGGGTTGTACATCTTTGTTGCGTGGCGTCAGAGGAGCTACTACAGTGGAGAGAAACGAACGGGAGGAGATTTTTGCGAATGTCGCGGAACTGCTCGCGCTTATTGTGGAGGAAAATAAAATTGATATAGAGGATATCGGGGCGGTGATCTTCAGCTCTACCCCGGATATTAACGCCGCTTTTCCGGCGGCCGGTGCCAGGATAATGGGCTGGTCCGAAGTTCCTCTGTTTGGGACGCTGGAGATTGATAACCCGGAAGGGGTGGCGCGCTGTATCCGGGTGCTGATTTTGTGGAATACCGAAGTGCCGCAAAAAGAGATCAAGCACCTGTATTTAAAAGGTGCTTCAGTGCTCAGACAGGATTTAAAGAATTAGATATAAAGAAGTTATTTTGCGAATGGAATGCAGGGTGATATGGTTATGGCTTTATTATCGGTGGTGGTGCCGGTTTTTAATGAAGAAGAAAATATAGAAATTTTTTATGATACGGTATGTGAAGTATTAACGCCACTGAGCTATGATTTCGAACTGATCTTTGTGGATGACGGTTCAACCGACAGGACGCCGCTATTGCTGGATGTATTAACTCAGCGGGATGGCCGGGTCCGGGCTCTGTTGCTGGCGCGCAACTTTGGACATCAGGTAGCGCTAACCTGCGGGCTTGATCATGCCGTGGGTGACGCCGTCATTACTATGGACGGCGATATGCAGCATCCGCCGGAGCTGTTGCCGCTGCTGATCGGCAAGTGGGAGGAGGGTTTTCAGGTTGTCCAGACCATCCGGAAAACGACGGAGGGGGTTCCCTGGTTTAAGAACTTTACTTCAGGAATGTTTTACAAGCTGATGAACGCTATGTCCAAGGTGCATGTCCAGGAAGGCGGTTCGGATTTTCGTCTAATGGATAAACAAGTAGTGGCAAGTTTCCGGCGCTTCCGGGAGAGGGCCCGGTTTATCCGGGGGATGGTCGGTGCTATTGGCTACAGGCAGGTGCAGATTGAGTTTGTCGCGCCAAAACGGTTTGCCGGCATATCCAAATTCTCGGTGCGGCGGATGATGCATTTTGCGTTGGACGGCATTACGGCCTATTCCAAACTGCCATTGCGGATGGCCTTTTATATTGGCATAGTATTTTCTTTTATTAGTTTTTGCATTGCGGTCCATGTCATCTATATTAAGATTTTTACCAATGAGGCGGTTCCAGGCTGGAGTACGGCCACAGCCAGCGTGTCTCTGCTGGGGGGGATACAACTGCTGGGACTGGGCATCATCGGTGAATACGTAGGACGGATTTTCGAAGAAGTAAAGCAGCGTCCTTTGTATTGGCTCCAGGCTGAACTGCCGGAAAAGAAAAAGTAAGCAGCCTGTTCTTTGAAAAAAATATATTTTTGTAGGAATATTACGCATTTTTTGGCAGGATTTTATGTAAAAATATTGAATATTTGATCTTTGTGAGCGATAAAGCCGAATCCAGCTCAGGTACGGGGGAACCGTTTGTAGGGGGTGAAACTCATGTTTTTGAGTAGGGAGAACCTCAACCCTAACCCGTCAGCTAACCTCGGAGGCTGTGAGAGGAGCCGTACATGGGTAAAGTGTCTCGTTTCTTTGTATTTTTTGTTTTGGCGTTTTGCATGTTTTCTGTTACCTGTGCTGCCGCGGCGTTTGAAAAAGGTGATACCGGACCGGAGGTTGCCGCCATTCAGTCAAAGCTGAACGACTTTGGCTATAATGCCGGCGAAGCGGATGGGAGTTTTGGTTCCCGAACGGTGGGGGCCGTGATGGCTTTCCAACGTGACCACGGATTGGAAGCGGATGGCGTCGTCGGGTATCAAACCTACCGTCTTCTGATGGGCCGTGAGATTCCGGTAAGCCGCGATGGGTCAAGTGTTATGGCACGGCGAATTATCCAAAATGCCCTGAGCTATGCAGGGGTTCCGTATCAGTTTGGAGGAACCAGCCCTGGCGGGTTCGATTGTTCCGGTTATGTCCAGTTTGTCTTTGCTCAAAGCGGTGTATATTTACCGCGAACAGCCGATGATGACTTCGGCATGGGACAGGCTGTTTCTTATGGCCGGTTGCAGCCAGGCGATCTGGTGTTTTTTTCTACATACGCTCCGGGACCTTCTCACGTGGG from Propionispora hippei DSM 15287 includes the following:
- a CDS encoding C40 family peptidase — translated: MGKVSRFFVFFVLAFCMFSVTCAAAAFEKGDTGPEVAAIQSKLNDFGYNAGEADGSFGSRTVGAVMAFQRDHGLEADGVVGYQTYRLLMGREIPVSRDGSSVMARRIIQNALSYAGVPYQFGGTSPGGFDCSGYVQFVFAQSGVYLPRTADDDFGMGQAVSYGRLQPGDLVFFSTYAPGPSHVGIYLGNGTFISATSSRGVVTDQLGSGYWGARYIGARRIV
- a CDS encoding glycosyltransferase family 2 protein, whose translation is MALLSVVVPVFNEEENIEIFYDTVCEVLTPLSYDFELIFVDDGSTDRTPLLLDVLTQRDGRVRALLLARNFGHQVALTCGLDHAVGDAVITMDGDMQHPPELLPLLIGKWEEGFQVVQTIRKTTEGVPWFKNFTSGMFYKLMNAMSKVHVQEGGSDFRLMDKQVVASFRRFRERARFIRGMVGAIGYRQVQIEFVAPKRFAGISKFSVRRMMHFALDGITAYSKLPLRMAFYIGIVFSFISFCIAVHVIYIKIFTNEAVPGWSTATASVSLLGGIQLLGLGIIGEYVGRIFEEVKQRPLYWLQAELPEKKK
- the aroH gene encoding chorismate mutase yields the protein MRGVRGATTVERNEREEIFANVAELLALIVEENKIDIEDIGAVIFSSTPDINAAFPAAGARIMGWSEVPLFGTLEIDNPEGVARCIRVLILWNTEVPQKEIKHLYLKGASVLRQDLKN